A genome region from Sphingobium sp. WTD-1 includes the following:
- the rpoB gene encoding DNA-directed RNA polymerase subunit beta encodes MATKALPTINTGAKKRIRKVFGDIHEVVQMPNLIEVQRESYEQFLRSNPAIGYVSGLEKTLRSVFPIRDFAGTAEMDFVHYELEDPKFDVEECRQRGITYAAPMRVTLRLIVFEVDADTETRSVLDIKEQDVYMGDMPLMTQNGTFIVNGTERVIVSQMHRSPGVLFDHDRGKTHSSGKYLFAARVIPYRGSWLDFEFDAKDIVNVRIDRKRKLPVTALLYALGLTAEEILGQFYNKVTFVRGEGGWQIPYTAEAWRGLKPAFDIVDAKSGEVVFAAGHKISPRAANKAEKDGLTTLLIPTEEVYGRYSAYDLINEKTGEIYIEAGDEVSPENLEKLDKAGIDRLELLDIDHVTTGPWIRNTLKADKAEERDQALSDIYRVMRPGEPPTKETAEALFAGLFFDPERYDLSAVGRVKMNMRLDLDAEDTVTTLRVEDILAVVKELVNLKDGKGEIDDIDNLGNRRVRSVGELLENQYRVGLLRMERAVKERMSSVDVSTVMPNDLINAKPAVAAVREFFGSSQLSQFMDQTNPLSEVTHKRRVSALGPGGLTRERAGFEVRDVHPTHYGRICPIETPEGPNIGLINSLATFSRVNKYGFIETPYRKVIDGKVTNDVVYLSAMEEAKHTIAQANAETNADGTLAEDLISAREAGEFLMAPRDNITLMDVSPKQLVSVAASLIPFLENDDANRALMGSNMQRQAVPLVRAEAPFVGTGMEGTVARDSGAAIAAKRAGIIDQVDATRIVIRATGDVEPGQSGVDIYTLQKFQRSNQDTCINQRPLVKVGELVQAGDVIADGPSTEFGELALGRNVLVAFMPWNGYNYEDSILISERIVKDDVFTSIHIEEFEVMARDTKLGPEDITRDIPNVGEEALRNLDEAGIVYIGAEVEPGDILVGKITPKGESPMTPEEKLLRAIFGEKASDVRDTSLRLPPGVAGTVVEVRVFNRHGIDKDERAMAIEREEIDRLAKDREDERGILNRATFNRLQEMLIGQTATAAPKGVKKGVVIDETLLGEVERHEWWKFAVEDDVRQTGIEAVKAQYDEAVKLIVEKFEDRVDKLQRGDELPPGVLKMVKVFVAVKRKLQPGDKMAGRHGNKGIISRILPAEDMPFLEDGTPVDFVLNPLGVPSRMNVGQIFETHLGWAARGLGAQIGQALDAWREANPNPEAGQPPEAVKELLKTIYGDNYVAEIEARSPEQIVELAQNVRAGVPMATPVFDGAVESDVSAMLKLAGLDESGQVSLFDGRTGDVFDRKVTVGYKYVLKLHHLVDDKIHARSIGPYSLVTQQPLGGKAQFGGQRFGEMEVWALQAYGAAYTLQEMLTVKSDDVVGRTKVYEAIVKGDDTFEAGIPESFNVLVKEMRSLGLNVELAAMDEIDDDGMAAAAE; translated from the coding sequence ATGGCGACCAAGGCTCTCCCAACGATCAACACCGGCGCTAAGAAGCGCATCCGCAAGGTGTTCGGCGACATCCACGAAGTGGTGCAGATGCCGAACCTGATCGAAGTTCAAAGGGAGAGCTACGAACAGTTCCTGCGCTCCAACCCGGCGATCGGCTATGTGTCGGGCCTGGAAAAGACCCTGCGCAGCGTCTTCCCGATCCGCGACTTCGCCGGCACCGCCGAAATGGATTTCGTCCATTATGAGCTGGAAGACCCGAAGTTCGACGTCGAGGAATGCCGCCAGCGTGGCATCACCTATGCCGCGCCGATGCGCGTCACCCTGCGCCTGATCGTGTTCGAGGTCGATGCCGACACCGAAACCCGTTCGGTCCTCGATATCAAGGAGCAGGACGTGTACATGGGCGACATGCCGCTCATGACGCAGAACGGCACCTTCATCGTCAACGGCACCGAGCGCGTCATCGTGTCGCAGATGCACCGTTCGCCGGGCGTCCTGTTCGACCATGACCGTGGCAAGACCCACTCGTCGGGCAAGTATCTGTTCGCTGCCCGCGTCATTCCTTACCGTGGTTCGTGGCTCGACTTCGAGTTCGACGCCAAGGACATCGTCAACGTGCGTATCGACCGCAAGCGCAAGCTGCCTGTCACCGCGCTGCTGTACGCGCTCGGCCTCACCGCCGAGGAAATCCTGGGCCAGTTCTACAACAAGGTGACCTTCGTCCGTGGCGAAGGCGGCTGGCAGATCCCCTACACCGCCGAAGCCTGGCGCGGCCTGAAGCCCGCGTTCGACATCGTCGACGCCAAATCGGGCGAAGTCGTGTTCGCCGCCGGCCACAAGATCAGCCCGCGCGCTGCCAACAAGGCGGAAAAGGATGGCCTGACCACCCTGCTGATCCCGACCGAGGAAGTCTATGGCCGCTACAGCGCCTATGACCTGATCAACGAGAAGACCGGCGAGATCTACATCGAGGCCGGCGACGAAGTGTCGCCTGAGAACCTCGAAAAGCTGGACAAGGCGGGCATCGACCGTCTGGAACTGCTCGACATCGACCATGTCACCACCGGTCCCTGGATCCGCAACACGCTCAAGGCCGACAAGGCCGAAGAGCGCGACCAGGCCTTGAGCGACATCTATCGCGTCATGCGCCCCGGCGAGCCGCCGACGAAGGAAACCGCCGAAGCGCTGTTCGCCGGCCTGTTCTTCGATCCGGAACGCTATGACCTCTCCGCGGTCGGCCGCGTGAAGATGAACATGCGCCTCGACCTCGATGCCGAGGACACCGTCACCACCCTGCGCGTCGAGGACATCCTGGCGGTCGTCAAGGAACTGGTGAACCTGAAGGACGGCAAGGGCGAGATCGACGATATCGACAATCTCGGCAACCGTCGCGTCCGCTCGGTCGGTGAGCTGCTGGAAAACCAGTATCGCGTCGGCCTGCTGCGCATGGAACGTGCGGTCAAGGAGCGCATGAGCTCGGTCGACGTATCGACCGTGATGCCGAACGACCTGATCAACGCGAAGCCCGCCGTGGCCGCGGTGCGTGAATTCTTCGGCAGCTCGCAGCTGTCGCAGTTCATGGACCAGACCAACCCGCTGTCGGAAGTCACCCACAAGCGCCGCGTGTCGGCCCTTGGGCCGGGTGGTCTGACGCGTGAGCGCGCCGGCTTCGAAGTCCGCGACGTTCACCCGACCCATTATGGCCGTATCTGCCCGATTGAAACGCCCGAAGGCCCGAACATCGGTCTGATCAACTCGCTGGCCACCTTCAGCCGCGTCAACAAGTACGGCTTCATCGAAACTCCGTACCGCAAGGTGATCGACGGCAAGGTGACCAACGACGTCGTCTATCTGTCGGCGATGGAAGAAGCCAAGCACACGATCGCGCAGGCCAACGCCGAAACCAATGCCGACGGCACGCTGGCGGAAGACCTGATCTCCGCCCGTGAAGCCGGCGAATTCCTGATGGCGCCGCGCGACAACATCACTCTGATGGACGTCAGCCCCAAGCAGCTGGTGTCGGTAGCGGCCTCGCTCATCCCGTTCCTGGAAAATGACGACGCCAACCGCGCCCTCATGGGATCGAACATGCAGCGTCAGGCGGTCCCGCTGGTCCGTGCCGAGGCGCCGTTCGTCGGCACCGGCATGGAAGGCACCGTGGCCCGTGACTCGGGCGCGGCGATCGCCGCCAAGCGCGCCGGCATCATCGACCAGGTCGACGCGACCCGTATCGTGATCCGCGCCACCGGCGATGTCGAACCCGGCCAGTCGGGCGTCGACATCTACACGCTGCAGAAGTTCCAGCGCTCCAACCAGGACACCTGCATCAACCAGCGTCCGCTGGTGAAGGTGGGCGAACTGGTGCAGGCCGGCGACGTCATCGCCGACGGCCCGTCGACCGAGTTCGGCGAGCTGGCGCTGGGCCGCAATGTGCTCGTCGCGTTCATGCCTTGGAACGGCTACAACTACGAAGACTCCATCCTGATCTCCGAGCGGATCGTGAAGGATGACGTCTTCACCTCGATCCATATCGAGGAGTTCGAGGTCATGGCCCGCGACACCAAGCTGGGTCCGGAAGACATCACCCGCGACATTCCGAACGTCGGTGAAGAAGCGCTGCGCAACCTCGACGAGGCTGGCATCGTGTACATCGGCGCCGAAGTGGAACCGGGCGACATCCTGGTCGGCAAGATCACCCCCAAGGGTGAATCGCCGATGACCCCGGAAGAAAAGCTGCTCCGCGCGATCTTCGGTGAAAAGGCCAGCGACGTGCGCGACACCTCGCTGCGCCTGCCGCCGGGCGTTGCCGGTACCGTCGTGGAAGTCCGCGTCTTCAACCGTCACGGCATCGACAAGGACGAACGTGCCATGGCGATCGAGCGGGAGGAAATCGACCGTCTCGCCAAGGACCGTGAAGACGAACGCGGCATCCTCAACCGTGCGACCTTCAACCGTCTGCAGGAAATGCTGATCGGCCAGACCGCCACTGCCGCCCCCAAGGGCGTCAAGAAGGGCGTTGTGATCGACGAGACTCTGCTGGGCGAAGTCGAGCGTCACGAATGGTGGAAGTTCGCGGTCGAGGACGATGTCCGTCAGACCGGCATCGAAGCCGTCAAGGCGCAGTATGACGAAGCAGTGAAGCTGATCGTCGAGAAGTTCGAGGATCGCGTCGACAAGCTGCAGCGCGGCGACGAGCTGCCGCCGGGCGTGCTGAAGATGGTCAAGGTGTTCGTCGCGGTGAAGCGCAAGCTGCAGCCGGGCGACAAGATGGCCGGCCGTCACGGTAACAAGGGTATCATCAGCCGCATCCTGCCGGCCGAAGACATGCCCTTCCTGGAAGACGGCACCCCCGTCGACTTCGTGCTGAACCCGCTGGGCGTGCCGTCGCGCATGAACGTCGGTCAGATCTTCGAAACCCATCTGGGCTGGGCCGCACGCGGCCTGGGCGCCCAGATCGGCCAGGCTCTGGACGCATGGCGTGAAGCCAATCCGAACCCCGAGGCGGGCCAGCCCCCCGAGGCGGTGAAGGAACTGCTCAAGACGATCTATGGCGACAATTATGTCGCCGAAATCGAGGCGCGCAGCCCCGAGCAGATCGTCGAGCTGGCGCAGAATGTCCGTGCAGGCGTGCCGATGGCGACGCCTGTGTTCGACGGTGCCGTCGAATCCGACGTGTCGGCGATGCTGAAGCTGGCGGGCCTGGACGAATCCGGCCAGGTTTCGCTGTTCGACGGCCGTACCGGCGACGTGTTCGACCGCAAGGTGACCGTTGGCTACAAGTATGTCCTGAAGCTGCATCACCTTGTCGACGACAAGATCCACGCACGTTCCATCGGCCCCTACTCGCTCGTCACCCAGCAACCGCTGGGCGGCAAGGCGCAGTTCGGTGGCCAGCGCTTCGGTGAAATGGAAGTGTGGGCGCTCCAGGCTTATGGCGCCGCCTACACGCTGCAGGAAATGCTGACGGTCAAGTCGGACGACGTGGTCGGCCGCACCAAGGTCTATGAGGCGATCGTCAAGGGCGACGACACGTTCGAGGCCGGCATTCCCGAAAGCTTCAACGTGCTGGTCAAGGAAATGCGTTCGCTGGGCCTCAACGTCGAACTCGCCGCGATGGACGAGATTGACGACGACGGCATGGCGGCTGCGGCGGAATAA
- a CDS encoding aminotransferase class V-fold PLP-dependent enzyme, with protein sequence MVTRRGFIGRAGGALGVTFGVGLGLDGAVAATTGPSDGWPDEAPFSFSGDMTDFEAAQRALLPLYDVERDFATFDAAYYGAMTRPVAASYRAYSQWVNRNNSLFLRNAAPGHPRDTELDRSRAAVAKLLGAQTEEIALSGGGTEALYALIANYALLKAGDAVIYADVDYDEMQYACDYLEQSRGARIVRFSLPEPHTEANILAAYDRILKETPRAKLLLLTHLSNRNGLVPPVKAIVAMAKARGVDVILDSAQAVGHLPFTVEDTGADFIGFSLHKWLAAPLGTGGIYIRKDRLQDISPWLGNRIHGPEDIRARIPTGTVDFAARLTIPRAIAVQDAIGLEAKYRHLVRLRDYWVERVRDIAGLEILVPQEAGRFGAVTGFRLPGMKGPDGAKQAAKLFLDKYRLLVVAKAGLASGPVLRVTPALFNSSAELDRLVAAIRVERHLFT encoded by the coding sequence ATGGTTACGCGGCGGGGCTTTATCGGACGGGCAGGCGGCGCCCTGGGTGTCACTTTCGGTGTCGGCCTGGGGCTGGACGGCGCGGTTGCGGCCACGACCGGGCCGTCGGATGGCTGGCCCGACGAGGCCCCTTTCAGCTTCAGCGGCGACATGACGGATTTCGAGGCGGCGCAGCGCGCACTGCTGCCCCTCTATGACGTGGAGCGGGATTTCGCGACCTTCGATGCGGCCTATTATGGGGCGATGACCCGGCCGGTCGCAGCCAGCTATCGCGCCTATTCGCAATGGGTGAACCGCAACAATTCGCTGTTCCTGCGCAATGCCGCGCCTGGCCATCCGCGCGACACGGAACTGGACCGGTCGCGCGCGGCCGTGGCCAAGCTGCTCGGCGCGCAGACCGAGGAGATCGCGCTGTCGGGCGGCGGCACCGAGGCGCTCTATGCGCTGATCGCCAATTACGCGCTGCTCAAGGCCGGCGACGCGGTGATCTATGCCGATGTCGACTATGACGAGATGCAATATGCCTGCGACTATCTGGAGCAGAGCCGGGGCGCCCGCATCGTCCGCTTCAGCCTGCCCGAGCCGCATACGGAAGCGAATATCCTGGCGGCCTATGACAGGATATTGAAGGAAACGCCGCGCGCGAAGCTGCTGCTGCTCACCCATTTGTCCAACCGCAACGGGCTGGTGCCGCCGGTCAAGGCGATCGTCGCCATGGCCAAGGCGCGGGGCGTCGACGTGATCCTGGACAGCGCCCAGGCCGTCGGCCACCTGCCCTTCACGGTCGAGGACACCGGCGCCGATTTCATCGGCTTCTCACTGCACAAATGGCTCGCAGCACCGCTCGGCACCGGCGGCATCTATATCCGCAAGGATCGGCTGCAGGACATTTCCCCCTGGCTCGGCAACCGCATCCATGGGCCGGAAGATATTCGCGCGCGCATCCCGACCGGCACGGTCGACTTCGCCGCCCGCCTGACCATCCCGCGCGCGATCGCGGTGCAGGATGCGATCGGACTGGAGGCGAAATATCGCCATCTCGTCCGGCTGCGCGACTATTGGGTCGAACGGGTTCGCGACATCGCCGGGCTGGAGATATTGGTGCCGCAGGAGGCCGGCCGCTTCGGCGCCGTCACCGGTTTCCGCCTGCCCGGCATGAAGGGGCCGGATGGCGCCAAACAGGCCGCCAAGCTGTTCCTCGACAAATATCGCCTGCTGGTGGTGGCCAAGGCCGGGCTCGCATCCGGGCCGGTGCTGCGCGTGACGCCTGCCCTGTTCAACAGCAGCGCCGAACTGGACCGGCTGGTCGCGGCGATCAGGGTGGAGCGGCATCTCTTCACCTGA
- a CDS encoding cell wall hydrolase, giving the protein MTGGTFPDRPHRAMWLIWLLLFVGLPMAVAGWESRPRAGDEVTQGRRLAAVAAARLRRPTTPPPAVEPVKVFALGPEQARDLNAQIPFSRDPNPSARPFLFRGSETDLARATDCLAAAQLYEAGDDAVGEQAVAQVVLNRVRHPAFPKTVCGVVFQGQERTTGCQFTFTCDGALARTPSIGAWARAREIARGALAGKVFKAVGYATHYHTDWVVPYWSGSLDKITAVGTHLFFRWRGWWGTPPAFRLGEGGGEPLIARIARLSAAHQGLPGSGLPGMPPVLATEAAAALAARPERAIGSDSLGKTIGGVRLIAIAPGGRSFLVELNRSSPPESWPALAETFCAGRPECRIMGWRGGAVPTGLPLNDAQLEAMSFAYIHYVGNGLQRALWNCSQFPRPTKAECMRQRVPTVTPASPPAAVIVPSLDGVRRKERFETVKIAPPPPAAPPIVTPKVTPITPSGS; this is encoded by the coding sequence ATGACCGGCGGCACTTTCCCTGACCGGCCACATCGCGCGATGTGGCTGATATGGCTGTTGCTGTTCGTCGGTCTGCCCATGGCGGTGGCCGGCTGGGAAAGCCGGCCGCGCGCTGGCGATGAGGTGACGCAGGGCCGCCGGCTGGCGGCTGTAGCGGCCGCCCGTTTGCGCCGCCCCACAACGCCACCGCCCGCGGTCGAACCCGTCAAAGTTTTTGCACTCGGCCCCGAGCAGGCCCGCGACCTCAACGCCCAGATCCCCTTTTCCCGCGATCCCAATCCATCGGCCCGGCCGTTCCTGTTCCGCGGATCGGAAACCGACCTCGCCCGCGCCACCGACTGCCTGGCGGCGGCCCAGCTTTACGAAGCGGGCGACGATGCCGTCGGCGAGCAGGCAGTGGCACAGGTCGTGCTCAACCGCGTGCGCCACCCGGCCTTCCCCAAGACGGTCTGTGGCGTGGTGTTCCAGGGGCAGGAACGGACCACCGGCTGCCAGTTCACCTTCACCTGCGACGGCGCGCTGGCCCGCACGCCATCCATCGGCGCCTGGGCACGGGCGCGGGAGATTGCGCGCGGCGCGCTGGCCGGCAAGGTGTTCAAGGCTGTCGGCTATGCCACCCATTATCATACCGACTGGGTGGTGCCCTATTGGAGCGGTAGCCTGGACAAGATCACCGCGGTCGGCACGCATCTGTTCTTCCGCTGGCGTGGCTGGTGGGGCACGCCGCCTGCCTTCCGCCTGGGCGAAGGCGGTGGCGAACCGCTGATCGCCCGCATCGCCCGCCTGTCCGCCGCGCATCAGGGCTTGCCGGGCAGCGGCCTGCCGGGCATGCCGCCGGTGCTGGCGACCGAAGCCGCCGCCGCGCTGGCCGCCAGGCCGGAACGCGCGATCGGATCGGACTCGCTGGGCAAGACAATCGGCGGCGTCCGGCTGATCGCGATCGCACCGGGCGGGCGCAGCTTCCTGGTCGAACTCAATCGCAGCAGCCCGCCGGAAAGCTGGCCCGCGCTGGCCGAGACCTTCTGTGCCGGCCGGCCCGAATGCCGGATCATGGGCTGGCGCGGCGGCGCCGTCCCGACCGGCCTGCCGCTCAACGACGCCCAGCTTGAGGCGATGAGCTTCGCCTATATCCATTATGTCGGCAACGGATTGCAGCGCGCACTGTGGAACTGCAGCCAGTTCCCCCGCCCGACCAAGGCCGAATGCATGCGCCAGCGCGTGCCGACTGTAACGCCAGCGTCGCCGCCCGCAGCCGTCATCGTGCCTTCGCTGGACGGGGTGCGGCGCAAGGAGCGGTTCGAGACGGTCAAGATTGCCCCGCCCCCACCCGCCGCGCCACCGATCGTGACACCGAAGGTGACACCCATAACGCCATCCGGCTCCTGA
- the cysK gene encoding cysteine synthase A, which translates to MKAATILDTIGNTPHVRVNRLFGDAEVWIKSERSNPGGSIKDRIALAMIEAAEASGDLKSGGTIIEPTSGNTGVGLAMVAAVKGYKLILVMPESMSIERRRLMLAYGASFDLTPREKGMKGAIERALELVSQTPDSWMPQQFENPANIDVHVRTTAQEIIADFADAPIDVLISGVGTGGHITGTAEVLKKQWPNLKVYAVEPTLSPVISGGQPGPHPIQGIGAGFIPANLHTQILDGVIQVDPADAKDYARRAASQEGMLVGISSGATLAAIAQKLKELPAGSRVLGFNYDTGERYLSVPDFLPE; encoded by the coding sequence ATGAAAGCTGCCACTATTCTCGATACCATCGGCAATACCCCCCATGTCCGGGTCAACCGGCTGTTCGGGGACGCTGAAGTGTGGATCAAGTCGGAACGGTCGAACCCCGGCGGGTCGATCAAGGACCGCATCGCGCTGGCCATGATCGAGGCGGCCGAAGCATCGGGCGACCTGAAGTCGGGCGGCACGATCATCGAGCCGACGTCGGGCAATACCGGCGTGGGCCTGGCCATGGTCGCTGCGGTCAAGGGCTATAAGCTGATCCTGGTCATGCCCGAGAGCATGTCGATCGAACGCCGCCGGCTGATGCTGGCCTATGGCGCCAGTTTCGACCTGACCCCGCGCGAAAAGGGCATGAAGGGCGCGATCGAACGGGCGCTGGAACTGGTGTCGCAGACGCCCGATAGCTGGATGCCGCAGCAGTTCGAGAATCCCGCCAATATCGACGTGCATGTCCGCACAACCGCGCAGGAAATCATCGCCGATTTCGCGGATGCGCCGATCGACGTGCTGATCAGCGGCGTGGGCACGGGCGGCCATATCACCGGCACCGCCGAGGTGCTGAAGAAGCAGTGGCCGAACCTTAAGGTCTATGCGGTTGAGCCGACCCTGTCGCCGGTCATCAGCGGCGGCCAGCCCGGCCCGCACCCGATCCAGGGCATTGGCGCCGGTTTCATCCCGGCGAACCTGCACACCCAGATATTGGACGGCGTGATCCAGGTCGATCCGGCCGATGCGAAGGACTATGCCCGTCGCGCCGCCAGCCAGGAAGGCATGTTGGTCGGCATCTCGTCGGGCGCCACGCTCGCCGCGATCGCACAGAAGCTGAAGGAACTGCCCGCAGGCAGCCGCGTTCTGGGCTTCAATTATGACACGGGCGAACGCTATCTCTCGGTGCCCGACTTCCTGCCCGAATAA
- a CDS encoding MFS transporter translates to MSSSAAAPHPLHFGNFRAYLVGRFCATLAQYSMMILLAWQAYNVARETMSTGEASAQLGLMGLAQFLPLFFLTPVTGWVADHFDRRIITRLTLALLMLAAAVLAFATYEGWVSLPLIFGIAVIVGIARAFNGPAYGALAPNLVPPAVLPTAIALSSVAWQTGDILGKAVGGYAYAIEPWAAYALSAALFGVGLISMMMIGPVPQPPRQQGRHPIRQMIDGFTYLKSNRLVLATITLDLFAVLLAGATALLPVYARDILHVGSTGYGHLAIAPGIGAALTALWFSFRPMKTQVGLKMLAAVILFGLATIAFGCTAFLPRDIAVEAGIAALIVLGGADMVSVFVRQSLVQLHTPDAMRGRVSSLSQLTISASNELGEAESGFLAALVGPIAAVIGGGVGAILVTIFWARLFPELRLARTFDPPDLREADISQETAQ, encoded by the coding sequence ATGTCTTCCTCTGCAGCCGCGCCCCACCCGCTCCATTTCGGCAATTTCCGCGCCTATCTGGTCGGCCGTTTCTGCGCCACGCTGGCGCAGTACAGCATGATGATTCTGCTCGCCTGGCAGGCCTATAATGTCGCGCGGGAGACGATGAGCACGGGCGAGGCGTCGGCGCAGCTTGGCCTCATGGGCCTGGCGCAGTTCCTGCCGCTCTTCTTCCTGACGCCGGTGACTGGCTGGGTGGCCGATCATTTCGACCGACGGATCATCACCCGGCTGACGCTGGCGCTGCTGATGCTTGCCGCCGCCGTGCTGGCCTTCGCCACCTATGAGGGCTGGGTCAGCCTGCCGCTGATCTTCGGCATCGCGGTCATCGTCGGCATCGCCCGCGCGTTCAACGGGCCGGCCTATGGGGCATTGGCGCCCAATCTGGTGCCGCCCGCCGTGCTGCCGACCGCCATCGCCCTGTCGTCGGTCGCCTGGCAGACCGGCGACATCCTCGGCAAGGCGGTGGGCGGCTATGCCTATGCGATCGAGCCCTGGGCCGCCTATGCGCTGTCAGCGGCCTTGTTCGGCGTCGGCCTGATATCAATGATGATGATTGGGCCCGTGCCCCAGCCGCCGCGCCAGCAGGGCCGCCACCCCATCCGCCAGATGATCGACGGCTTCACCTACCTCAAGAGCAACCGGCTGGTGCTGGCGACTATCACGCTGGACCTGTTCGCGGTATTGCTGGCCGGCGCGACCGCGCTGCTGCCCGTCTATGCCCGCGACATCCTGCATGTCGGGTCGACCGGCTATGGTCATCTGGCGATCGCGCCGGGGATCGGCGCGGCGCTGACCGCGCTCTGGTTCTCCTTCCGCCCGATGAAAACGCAGGTCGGCCTCAAGATGCTGGCGGCGGTCATCCTGTTCGGCCTGGCCACGATCGCCTTCGGCTGCACCGCCTTCCTGCCGCGCGACATCGCGGTGGAGGCCGGCATCGCCGCGCTGATCGTGCTGGGCGGCGCCGACATGGTGTCGGTATTCGTGCGCCAGTCGCTGGTGCAGTTGCACACGCCCGATGCGATGCGCGGCCGGGTCTCCAGCCTGTCGCAACTGACCATTTCCGCCTCCAACGAACTGGGCGAAGCGGAATCGGGCTTCCTTGCGGCGCTCGTTGGGCCTATCGCTGCGGTCATCGGGGGTGGCGTCGGCGCCATTCTCGTCACGATATTCTGGGCGCGGCTCTTTCCCGAACTGCGCCTTGCACGCACTTTCGACCCACCCGACTTAAGGGAGGCGGACATCAGCCAGGAGACGGCCCAATGA
- a CDS encoding helicase HerA-like domain-containing protein produces MSDGIFLGLGAPEKDGGIPQYLNLRRANRHGLIAGATGTGKTVTLQGIAESFSALGVPVFVADVKGDLSGISMAGSPTAKNADKLVSRAKEIGIADYSYADNPAIFWDLYGEQGHPIRTTVSEMGPLLLARLMGLNDTQEGVLNIAFKYADEEGLLLLDLGDLQAMLAYCAENADTLSARFGNVTKASVGAIQRQLLQLETQGGDHFFGEPALDIHDFLKVDDKGRGYVNVLAADKLMQSPKLYATFLLWLLSELFETLPEVGDPEKPVLVFFFDEAHLLFDDAPAALQDKIEQVVRLIRSKGVGVYFVTQNPIDIPEAIAGQLGNRVQHALRAFTPRDQKAIKAAADTFRINPDLDIETAITELKTGEALVSLLQEDGAPGVVQRTLIAPPRSRLGPVDAKERAIIQSISPCEGKYDTAVDRESAEEILAARGEAAAAAAQAAKAKAEADKAAAAQAKVEAKQREQELKERARRDAAAAREAAKPSSLDKAVQSATRSAASSVGRQVANELGRAVFGGSSRRSSGGGIAGQLVRGILGSLFK; encoded by the coding sequence ATGAGCGACGGCATCTTCCTTGGTCTGGGCGCGCCCGAAAAGGACGGCGGCATCCCCCAATATCTCAACCTGCGCCGGGCCAATCGCCACGGCCTGATCGCCGGCGCAACCGGCACCGGCAAGACGGTGACGTTGCAGGGCATCGCCGAAAGCTTCTCCGCGCTTGGCGTTCCGGTGTTCGTGGCCGATGTGAAGGGCGACCTGTCGGGTATTTCGATGGCCGGTTCGCCGACCGCCAAAAATGCCGACAAGCTGGTCTCGCGCGCCAAGGAAATCGGCATCGCCGATTACAGCTATGCCGACAATCCCGCGATCTTCTGGGATCTCTATGGCGAACAGGGCCATCCGATCCGCACCACGGTCAGCGAGATGGGGCCGCTGCTGCTGGCCCGGCTGATGGGCCTAAACGACACGCAGGAAGGCGTGCTCAACATCGCCTTCAAATATGCCGATGAGGAAGGGCTGCTGCTGCTCGACCTGGGCGATCTGCAGGCCATGCTCGCCTATTGCGCGGAAAATGCCGATACGCTGTCGGCCCGTTTCGGCAATGTGACCAAGGCCAGCGTCGGCGCGATCCAGCGCCAGTTGCTCCAGCTCGAAACCCAGGGCGGCGACCATTTCTTCGGCGAGCCCGCGCTCGACATCCACGACTTCCTGAAGGTGGACGACAAGGGGCGCGGCTATGTGAACGTGCTTGCCGCCGACAAGCTGATGCAGAGCCCGAAGCTCTACGCCACCTTCCTGCTCTGGCTGCTGAGCGAATTGTTCGAGACGCTGCCCGAAGTGGGCGATCCGGAAAAGCCGGTGCTGGTCTTCTTCTTCGACGAGGCCCATCTACTGTTCGACGACGCGCCGGCCGCCTTGCAGGACAAGATCGAGCAGGTGGTGCGCCTGATCCGCTCCAAGGGCGTGGGCGTCTATTTCGTCACCCAGAACCCGATCGACATTCCCGAAGCCATTGCCGGCCAGTTGGGCAACCGGGTGCAGCATGCGCTGCGTGCCTTCACCCCGCGCGACCAGAAGGCGATCAAGGCCGCGGCCGACACCTTCCGCATCAACCCCGATCTCGACATCGAAACCGCGATCACCGAACTCAAGACCGGTGAAGCGCTGGTATCGCTGTTGCAGGAAGATGGCGCGCCCGGCGTGGTCCAGCGCACGCTGATCGCCCCGCCCCGTTCACGCCTGGGTCCGGTCGATGCCAAGGAGCGGGCGATCATCCAGTCGATCTCGCCCTGCGAGGGCAAATATGACACCGCCGTCGACCGCGAATCCGCCGAGGAAATCCTGGCCGCGCGCGGCGAGGCCGCCGCTGCCGCCGCGCAGGCGGCCAAGGCCAAGGCCGAAGCCGACAAGGCCGCCGCCGCTCAGGCCAAGGTCGAGGCGAAGCAGCGCGAACAGGAGTTGAAGGAGCGGGCCCGTCGTGACGCGGCCGCCGCGCGCGAGGCGGCCAAGCCCAGCAGCCTCGACAAGGCGGTGCAGTCGGCGACCCGCTCCGCCGCCTCCTCGGTCGGCCGCCAGGTCGCCAATGAACTGGGCCGTGCCGTGTTCGGCGGATCGAGCCGCAGATCCTCGGGCGGTGGCATCGCCGGCCAGTTGGTGCGCGGCATATTGGGCAGCCTGTTCAAATAA